The following DNA comes from Hordeum vulgare subsp. vulgare chromosome 3H, MorexV3_pseudomolecules_assembly, whole genome shotgun sequence.
agaaaggatcaggaccggagaAAAGGCCGGCAgacaaaggtatggtggactcgcatgacgtGATAACACAAAAcatcaacggatttggtggacgcagcggaaaaaTATAGAAAGCTAGAAGCATAGACTAAACTGAAGACTAGATGCAATAGcagcacaaaaataaataaattcagagACCAAAACAGAGTAGCAGCAGGCCAAGCGATGGAAGTAGAAAAAACTGCTGATCTGGTCCTTGGCCTGCCTGTGGTACATGTAGTTCTGGCCCGGAGGGATCGGGCAGTTGGTGCCGGACGGATTGACGTCGCCGTAGGTGACCTCCCAGTTGAAGAACCTGTAGGGAGCCTCCGCCTGCGCGGAGAGGACGATGCGTGCAAGGGCAACAgatagcgccgccgccgccgccaccatctcgGGCCTCCGCGGGAGTGGGTTAGATGGGATGGCGCAGAGAAGAGATGTGGGCAGATGGCTCCACGGGAGTGGAGGCGGcgcgacctggagctgctggatCTAGGAGAGAGCGGGCCTACGGCGGGATCCAGGGCCAGCGGGACCGGCTGAAGATCGGGAGCCGGCGGGAGATCGGTGGCCTGCGGGATGAGCCCCCTGCTTCGATCGAGCAGGACGAGAGGAGATCGAGCGGGGAGGCCCGGTTGGAGATCGATCGGGAGGGCGAATTGCGGTGCCCGAAAAAAATAAcctaagctctaataccatgtcaggaaagcaacttatctttattgaaggcccaaggggcatatatatattacacatgacttgaggcgcaaggaaagtaaacatagactaataaggactcctagactaatactaatacttcctaacaccatTGATGTGTCTTGAGGAAAGAAAAACAGGTTTTTTTAAAGAAACAATTGATTACATTGGCATATGAGTCACGAGATGAGGTGGCAGTGCAAGTCAAACAAAAAAATCTGGTCAGCATGACATGTGGGCAAAACCACCTGCCGGAACAGATTGGAGATCTTTGAGGGGGGTGATTTGCCTGGTTTTGGATAGTTGAGGCGATTAAGATCTTGGATGTGAGGGGGCTATCTGTCTAAAACATGGTACTTGTGGGGGTTATATACACTATTTTTcctggaatggagggagtactaaccCACTTTGGCATGAAGCAATATACCGTTTTCTCCTGTTGGACACGTCATTTTCTggaacttcatcttcatctcttTTAGTCTTGTTACTGCTAGTTCTGTCACTAGCAATTTGTCTCTGTGAGGAACTATGAGCCAATCGAAGCAAACTGTCTCGAATGCAGAGTCGAGTTCTGGCATCCAGCTGCACAAGGAATAAAATATGTAGTCAATTTCATTTTCACAAGACCAATGCTGCAACTGAAAAGTGTTTCACTCGACACATGAACATCAATAACGTTTTATAGAAAGAATAAAGAAATGACCTTCCCAAGGGCATCTTTAAGCTCATAATATATTTTTTCCTCTAAAAAGGGATCATCAGGAATTCCAAAAATCTTATGTATCTCTTTATGACAAGCTGAAGTCTGCTCTGGTGCATTTTCGCCTATGATACCTGAACTCCCTAATGAATCTGAGTTCTTTTTCCTTCGGGAGTACGCTTGAGGTACCAACATGTTCCTGCCCGAACCCTCTTGACGaaattgctgctgctgttgttgaatAGCTCTCAGGGCTTGCTGTTGTTGCCGGCGCCTAAGCTTTTCAATCTTTTCCTGGGGTGTCATCGTCAGTGCCCTTGATGGCATATCTTGTGGCTTTTCGGTGGAACTTGATTGCTTCAGAGGATCTACTGAAGTTTGGTAACATGCAGCCTTTGGGTTTGTCTGATGGTCTTCAGCCTGAATATTTGACACCACCGGGATGTTAGAAAACGGATATGCAGGATATCCATAGCCAGGGAATGCAAGCTGAATAGCATCTTGAAATTGCTCCATATTCTTGCTATCATGGAGCAGTGCATATTGACAAGTCTGAAAATGCTGGACAGGAGGTTCGGATAATGAGTGCAAACTGTCTGGTTGCTGGTGTCCTTGGTTCTGGGAGAAACCACTTGTATTGTAGGATGTTTTACTTTTGCTTCCTTCATCTGGTTTTATTTGTGATTTCATTGGCCTCTTCTCCACATCTCCCTACAAAAGTGCCACATTTATACTGGATTGAAAGGAGACAGGTCACTGACTGAAACAAGATGTAACCAAGTACCTATTGTTTTGACCAATTTTAAACTACATCTAGATTCCAGGCTATCAAAATGACAATTATAGTAGTGAAGACAGTCCCCAATAGTAAGGAGAAAAATGTCATACAGGATGAATCCAGAGAAGATCAACTGAATACATGTACAGAAAAACAGCATACATTACAAGTAGGGCATCTCTTGTTCAGATGAAGATTTCTTTAGCGTTTACTTTTCTGGTGAACATCGACTATTGGAACCTTAGGCTGGATAACAGATATCAGATTAGTATAGCCAAATTTATCAGGATATGACCATCAGCTCCATTCAGGTCAGTTCAAAAAGACCTCTAAATTGAAAGTGAAAAATAAATGATAACTATGAAGTGAATAAGTCTTTTAAAATCACTATATTGGACAATTGACACTCTTATATGTGTTAATTTATATGTTTTCAAAGGATGGCAACCATGCAAAGTAAACATTTTTTCCAGATCATGATGAAAGATGGATATAAATTCATTCATAAAAGATGAACATATGCATCACATGGCTAGCTACCACCTTCAATGTCTATACCAATATAATAAGAGTGAGTTGCGGAGATCCAACAAATCTCACCCGTTCAACCACGTCTATTCAACGGTCTACGCTGCCCCgatgtttagcgctaaacatgtttAACATTAAACATGTTTGACCACCCACTAATTAACAGCATGCCTAATATCAACGTCGGCATTAACCGGGTAATTATATCCTACCTAATATTAATAAGCAATTTATATCTTGCCTAATATTAATGTGCAATACAATTAATATCTTGCCTGATATTAACATCCATTGCACATACACAATTAGTAGTCTGTTAATTTTCGAGAATAATCACTACCCAGACAATTTTACACTCAGCAAGCATTAGCATTAGTATCTGCTACCCAAAAGTATATACACGAGAGAAACCAAGAGGTGATTGCTAAGCATGTCAATGCATTTAGCCATGTACCTTGATTTCTTGTTTGGCTATTTTACTGGGAGTACCATCAATCAGAAGCGAAGAAGATCCACAATCAGAAGATGGTTGCTTATTTAATGGTATACACTGTAAAACAATCAAGTCACATTGATAAGAAAGAGCTCAGTGCTACAGGGGAAATTAAGATTAGCAATGCAAGATCTGAGTACTATATATACATACCGGAAAGAGGATTGATTGTACAGTACCATCAACCACATCTGAAGGCGTAACGAGGAAATCACTGCCATTAACAATCATCTCATTACCAAATAAGGCTTCAGTGTTGCTACAGAACCAAATCAAGCCATAAGTTTATTAAACCAGTAATAGTATCCTACGAACTATCCAAACTTATTGTTTCATTTGATTTCCAACCATACCTAAACAAGCAGTCAAAATCATCAAAATCTCCAATATTACCCCAGTCGCAGTCGAGAAAGTTGTTGCCCTTTTCTTCATGCTCGTTGTCAAACACTTCAGGTTCACCATCCAGCGGCACTGTATATGGGCTAACGAAAGATGTATAATTTCCTTTGCAAGTATTGCATCTTTACCTTTTTTTCATACATGTGTGGCATGTTTGAATGTAGAAATGTTAAATAATGAAACAAACCTGACACGCCTCTGGTGGCTTTCTGTAAACTAGATGCAGAATTGAAATCCAAATATGTTGATGCTATATTATTGTCATTGTAGTTTCTATCAAATGCAGTGCTCAGGAGAGGCAGGTCAGGCCAGGATTCCATGTCAAGATGTGTAGCTGAATAATGTCCACTGGCCTCAGTGGCAGGCTGCTTTTTGAAACCAGGATGTTCAGTTCGCCCCCCTGAAGTACATTCAGTAAGGCCCACAACACTAACTGCTTCATCATCATTCTTCTTCTGGTCTCCAACACAGATTGATCTACTATCCTTCGTACCCTTGGGGCAAGGTGCTATATGGTCCTCATTCTCACTACGTTCAGCCCAGATTCCATCCCCTACCTGCATTTCAAAACAAAAGACTAAATCATCCGGATAAAAAAGTAGCAGTGTCTCTGCATCGCTAATCAAAATTAATTCGAGTAGCATACTGTTTTTGAATCTCAAATTATAAATTTAGCAAATCTCAAACTCTATCATCTGCCTATATTTAAATTTGTAACTTGATGAAATATTAATATTCTCAAAATGCACGAAAGAGTATGAATATTCCAGGTGAATAAAGAACATGTAATTTAGTTCAAAACAAGCCGGTAAATCTATTCAAACTCTAATATGATCTCTAAACTGACTGGACTCTTTCCTAACGAAGTTGCTTAATCAATTAGGACTCTAATGTAACCAGTAGTTAAGCCAATAGCACAGAAGGAGTGAAGCATCGAAGAAGACTGTAGCAAATCCCTTTCTGTTCTTCCTATTCTTCCCACTACCTCTGTCGCGCGCTCTCTGTTAGGACATGGCTAGATACTGACTGAATTATATTGCGAAAGAGGAAACTTAGAAGATTTTAGAGCAAATTGGCTCGAGTTGCTAGGGTTTATATTGCGAAATAGGAAAGTGTGGTACTGTAGCATGCCACAGGCGGCTAGGGTTACAACCCAATTACATAAAGATGGTCTCAAACACAAAGAAATGGTGGTTTTATAGCCATTAGAGTCGGGAGCAGGTGaaaagctaaaacagaaagcaaagGTAACCATTCACCGTTGCCGGATGCTGAACAACGATTCGGGATTGGTGGTGTAGCGTCTGATCTTTGATCAACGGCTGACAATGAACATAAACGGCGAGCCGGTATCAAGCGACGTGACTCCTACGATCAAGGATGAACGTCGAGCGCGACCTCAGGAGCGTCATGCGGAAACAGTAAAAGTGTCACTATTCTTCAGTTGATTCGGTTTGGAACCTGAGAATACCCCCCGATTGCTCGCGCCTCGCGCGCCACGGAATGCAGCACCACCCCCGATGTCTGCTCTGCGATCAAGCCCCAGAAAAGATGCGCCACCTAATGCTAGAATGCCCATTTGCTCGCCAAACTTGGCATGAGATCCTTGCCTGGCTCAGGATGACAGCCACCCCACCAGACCATGAGGCCTCACTCATGGACTGGTGGCTGCAGGCCAGGCAGAATACGCCGAAGTCGCTGCACAAGGGCCTCGCGTCCACCACCCTCCTCGTGCCATGGATGATCTGGAAACACCGCAACGCTTGCGCCTTTGAAGGGGCCCAGCCTTCCTCGCTGCAGCTGCTCAACAACATCAAGGAGGAGGCCACTGCCTGGGCCAACGCGGGCGCCCGCGGACTTAGAGTAGTTCTCCCACAGACCTGGGATGTCCACTAAGTTCTCTCGTTTTTGCTTTGTAACTGGTGCCTCCTAGGAGGACATGTAACCCAAACTCTGCCTTTTCAATGATAAAAACGCAAATGTCATTTGCGCTTTCTCGAAAAAATACCCCCCGATTGAGACAATGCTTGTCCTCAAGGCTGAAACGAGGGAAAAAACTTCTGTATAAATGTTGAGTCCTCCCATGTTGCTGCTTCGATCGACACGTCCACCCATTTCACTAGCCAGCATACTACAGGAATACTGATGTTCCCCTGTGGTCTGGGAATCAATCTCCTTTCCAGTACCTTTTCTGGCTCCATTTTGACCAATCCATTCTCATCCACTAGAGGCAAGTGACGAGTTGGCATGGCATGAGGGCTGACATGCTTCTTGAACTGCCTGACATGGAAGGCACTCTTCTGGAAGGaacaatttatatgaagtgttCCCAATTTATTGCAGCACTCTGAAAGGCCCATAAAATTTGGAATGGAGTTTCAGATGATTATGGGGACTGAGTGAGGTGTGCCTGTAAGGTTGAAGCTTGAGATAGGCCATGTCACCCACTTGGAATTGCCTGTCAGTTCTCTTATCAGCAAAGTACTTCATTCTGTCTTGAGCTTTCAGCAAATTCCTATTGATCACTTCCATTGCTAGCTCTCTGTTTTTTAATAAGTTCTCACTGTCCTCACAGACGGAGTCAGGTAGTGTAGACGGAGCTAACATGGGAGGTGGAGAACCATACAGAGCTTGAAATGGGGTCATTTTCAGAGAGGTATGAAAGCTGGTGTTGTACCACCACTTTGCTAAAGCTAGCCAGTTGTGCCACTTCTTAGGTTGCTGAAAATACATGCATCTGAAATAATTCTCTAAGCACTTGTTCACTCTTTCAGTTTAACCATCTAACTGTGGATGATAGCTAGTACTgaactggtgatgttgagggactTGAACAGTTTCTGCCAAAGATTACTAGTGAAAATCCTGTCTCTGTCAGTGACAATGACATGAGGCATTCAATGTTAACCTGAATATATATTGTTCAAAAAAGCTCTAGCAACAGTTTGCTCTGTAATTGGATGTTTCAGagtttcaaaaaaaaatattgGATGTTTCACAGCAATAAAgggggcatattttatgaatctatcCACCACTACTAATGTCATGTCCTTCTTTTCATATATGGGCAAACCCTCCACAAAATCCATGCTAATATGTGCCCAAGCAAAATCAGGAACAGGGAGAGGTTGAAGCAGACCAGGGTATGGTCTATTGGTATATTTTCAGCTTTATTATCTGTCATGTAGGATAGATCTTGACAAAATGTGAAAAGTAGACAAAATGTCTTGCCTGAGATTAGTAGAGTTGCCCATAACTGTTGTCATATCTGAAAATTCCATTCTTAAATGTGTAACGTGAATTTTCATCTTTGCTGATGGCACATGTGATTTCTTTGATTATTGGGTCTGCAGCATAAGTTTTTACCACTTCGGTAATCCAGACAGGAACACTAGCACTTGTAGTGAGCATTGACACCAAATATTTCACTCTGGAAAGTGCATCAGCAGCTTTGTTTTCCTTGCCTCTCTTATACTCTGCAGTGTAATTATAACCCAATAATTTCACCAGTAACTTATGTTGAATTCGCTCCGTGAGCTTCTGGTCTTGGATGTACTTCGGGCTCTCTTGATCAGTTGTGATCACAAGGGCAGATGCTAGTAACTTGTAGTGAGCATTGACACCAAATACAACACCCAAGAGCGCAACCAAAGGACAAGAAGCTCGCATGGAGCAACGCCAGGAAGCAAGGTTGGGAGCAAATGCACCTCATTATCCACCAAGAAAAGAACAGCAGCGTCATCCTCAACACAATCAAGACGGAGAAGAACACTTTGGCTAGCTCAAGTTCACAATGCCAAAAAAGTCCGGAGGCACAGATCCTGAAGAATACCTATCTCGGGCACTCAAGGTGGACAAGATCTCCTAGTAGACTATGATGAGCCCAAGAAGATTGCCATGGCTTCACTCGAGTTCGACGACTATGCCCATATTTTGTGGGAACAAATTCAAGACAATCGCCAAGAGCAAAAACAAGCTCCAATTGCTACTTGGGTAGTTATGAAGGAAGTAATGAGAGCAAGATTTGTGCCCCCACACTCTACTCATGATCTTTGCAAGAAGCTACAAGTGCTCAAGCAAGGAACCAAGACTGTCGAAGAGTACTACAAAGAAATGGAAATTGCCATGATCTGAGCTAATGTGATGGAATCAAATGAGCAAACTATGGCAAGCTTCCTCAATGGACCCAATCACCCCATCAAGAAGATAGCGGATTTCCAACTCTACAACTTACTTGAGATAGTGCACCAAGCAACAAAGGTGGAGCCACAAGTGCAAGATGATGCCAAGTACTCCAAGTACTCCGCCTACTCATCGAGAAACTTCGGCACCAACACTCAAGCTTCTCCAAGTGCGGCTCCATATACTCGAGCTACACCCATTAGTGTTGGACCTTCAAGCTCAAGACTGTCGGCAACTACATCAACTCGTCCACCTACTATACAACAAGCTCTTTCAAGCCTCGCGCTACAATAAGTTCCACTACTCCAAGGGACGCCACCGATAAAACAAGTCAAATCCAATGCTTCACATGCAAAGGCCGAGGCCACAAGATCTTTGAATGCCCTACAAGGACCATGATCATCAATGAAGATGTCAAGTATGACTCTCTTAAGTGAAGGTGAAATGGAAGCTTTGGATAATGTGTCCATGCACCGCCAAGTCAATGATGCCAAAGATGGTCAAGTCTTTTGTGACAGATGATTCGAGCTAGACCCTCATTGTCTCCAAGATTTTTACACTTTGACAACAAAATGACCATGATCAAAGGTGCCATTTCTTCCATCAAAGCAGGCATTCAAGGTCGATCCGTCAAGGTCATCATAGATGGTAGTAGTTGTCACAACATGGCAAGTGAAGAACTAAGCTCCAAGTTACACCTCAGAAAGAAGCGACGTCCTCGCTCATAGAAGGTGCAATGGTTGAGTGATTCCGGCACTAACAAAGTTGAGCACACGATTGAAGTCTGTTTCAAAATTGGAGCATATGAAGATACTATGAGTGTGATGAGGTCCCAATTACCATATGTCATCTTCCGCAGGAAGTCCTTCGCAATTTGATCGCGGAGTGATTCAGAATTGGTGCACCAACCAATATAGCTTCGAGTGGAACGGCAAGGAATGAGTGCCACCAAGGACATTGTCCTCTTAGACACCAAAAAGATTTGAAGGAAGTGAGTGAGAGCCCAGCTCACCTGCTTCACTTTGTACTCATGTGCAAAGGGGGAGTCGCATTAACTAACGACTTACCCCCTCTTCCTAGCTCCATGCTTCCTGTTTTGCAGGAATTTGAGGGTATTTTCCCCTCCGAGACGCCACCCGGTTCTCCTTCACTGCGCGGGATTGAGCATAGGATTGATCTCGTACCCGGCGCACCGCTACCAAACAGACCTCCATACCCCGTCAAACCTGAGGAGATATAGGAGTCCAACGCCAAGTACAGGAGCTCCTTGACAAAGGCTATGTTCGCAAAAGCCTTAGCCCTTGTGCGGTTCAGGCCATCATAGTGCCCAAGAAAGATAAAACTTGGCGAATGTATTGTGATTGTAGAGCCATAAACAACATTGTTTTTTTTTCGAGAAAGCGCAAAGGACCTTTGCGTTTCATTATattgaaaagatagagtttgttacaatcctcctaggaggcaGGATACAAGCATTCTAATGCTACTTAGTGTACATCCCATGTCTGCGGTAGGATAACCCGAAGCCCTTTGGCTCCAGCCCGTGCCCATAAGGtagcctcctccttgatttttgacATTAGTGCAGCAATGGAGGGTTGTGCCCTGTCAAACACGCAATCGTTGCGGTGCTTCCATACCATCCAGGGTAGGAGCAGGGTGATGGATGCCATCCCTTTCCGCTGTGGGTGGGGGGTGTTGTGTCGCGCGCGGTTCCACCAGTCCAGCAGCGAGTCCTCCTGGTTGGGGCATCCTACTGGCAATCGAAACCACGCGAGGACCTATAGGGTTCACTATAGGGATCCTATCTCACGATTAGATGACATCTAGATGAATTGAGTGGCGCCACCATCTTCACAACAATTGAATTAAAAGGTGGTTATCACCATACGCATGCAAgtaggagatgaatggaaaacagcTTTCAAAACCAAGGCTTGTATGAGTGGttccttagagcatctacagccagaCGCCTCAAACGATCCCTCATATGCCCGCGGACGTGCCCGGTCAGTGACAGGACaggagagagaaggaaaaaagtGACCCAACTGGACCACTCATATCATCCCTATATGCCCGAGCTGTCCGAGAActctcatatccatctcaaatataagGAGGATATGAGGGCTCGCGAAGGGGCCCGGGCACGCCCGGTCAGTCTGCCACGTAGGACACGACCCCACCCCGGACCacattttcctttttttcattcattcttttctttctctctctttttctccaccaatcacgtgcaagtgaccggacatatgaggaagaaaatgaggAGTGTGGCTGCGCGGACGGATAAATAGGGGACACGCCTGGTCACTGAACGAGCGCGTCCGCGGGTGTTTAGGGGGTCATATTTGCTATGtccagctgtagatgctcttacgcCTTTTGGTTTGTCAAATGCTACTAGTATCTTTTGCTAAGCTTCatacactagccaacgcaaccaaaagttcgAACTCGcggaaagggctagtgcaatccatATATATTGTAACACCCCCTCTCACATGTGACGGGGAAGACAAGTCAACACGCACAACCGGACGAGAGCGACGGCGCGCAAAACTCACGTATGACTCAAGAGGTctctgttaggaataagcaacttgtattcccatgaggccataggccagtatatatacatgtacaggtgatggactatatgcaggaaaccccttatatattgggataaatacaaaaagggtacatgacttatattataactctaacacacaccccccccctcaaactcatggtggatgaacaacactgagtttgtagagataaaagccatgttgtgctctagtctgggccttcgtcaggaaatccgccaactgtaactcagaaggcacatactgaagagcaacaacctgatcctgcacagcagcgcgcacatagaaagcatcaacaccaatatgcttggtgagctcatgcttcacgggatcgcgcgcaatgctaacagcacctgtactgtcagataagagcagggtcggtgtagtgacagaaacaccaaaatcctaaaATAACcgccgtaaccaagtcacctctgccgtcaaaagagccatcgctcgcaactcagcctctgcactcgaacgggaaactgcaatctgtttcttcgtcttccaggcaatgagagaaccaccaagaaaaacacagtaagcagaaagtgaacggcaatctgaaggatcactagcccacgtagcatccgaataggcctgaagctgtaaagaactggagcgaggaaagaatagacggtgaaagatcgtgccccgaagatatcggagaacacgaaggagatgactatagtgaaccgatgtgggagtaGAGACAAagtgactcagaatatgaaccggataagagatatccggacgagtgacagctagataaacaagactaccaacaagatgacgatagcgCGTCGGGTCAGGgaggggatcaccatcagtagcagagaggtgaacattgagctccataggagtctcaacaatgcgctcatcagtaagagcagcacaagcaagaagatcctggatatacttttcctgggatataaagaagccatcagaggtagaagagacttcaatcccaagaaagtagcgaagaggtccaagatcagacataaggaactgctcactaagacgggccttgacaaaggcaatatactcgaggtcatccccagtgatgaccatgtcaacaacatagagaagaagaagagtccgaccacgaggagaaaggtgaataaacaatgctggatcatgaacactgggtgaaaaaccagcggcagtcaccacagaggcaaaacgctcaaaccaggcgcggggggcttgcttaaggccatagagagagcgacaaagacgacataccatgccatcaggaacagaatacccaggtggaggctgcatgtacacctcctcacgcagctcaccattaagaaaagcattcttaagatcaagctgagagatagaccagtggcgtgtagaggccacggcaagaagtgtacgaacagtggtcatatgagccacaggagcaaaagtctcgtcataatcacgaccaagctcctgctgaaaaccacgagccacaagacgagctttgtgacgctcaagagaaccatcggagcgagtcttaaccttgtagacccacttacaagtgatgggacggactccgagaggaagggaaacaagatcccacgtaccagtgcgttcaagagcagcagtCTCCTcggccatcgcaaactgccattcgggatgaacaacagcctgatgataagtagttggctcaagaacagcagcgccagcggtggaaaatccaaagcgatcaacaggcggacgaggacgagaacgcaagccataagtaggctgagacgaggatgacgacagatccacagaggcatccacagaacgtgaacgacgagtgtaacactgagaaaaagatggaacaatggaaggaggaatcgccaaaatagaatcggggagtggcgacgaagaagtcaccggagatgaaggtgtagaatccgATGACATGCTAGACGAagagaccgtggaagatggtggcgacaaatcgacTGGAGGGGGAGAAGCAGGGGGGCGGGACGAGTAGGCAAAGGCTCGACGggtgtgataggtgtgtcaggaaaagtgagaaaagagatatcctccactgtaaaagtcgaggaagatgggcgttggtagaagggacgagactcatcaaaagtcacatcccgagagatacgcatccaacgaccgataggatcccaacaacgatagcccttatgct
Coding sequences within:
- the LOC123443599 gene encoding protein LNK2-like isoform X7, producing the protein MFDFNSESQQQVGDGIWAERSENEDHIAPCPKGTKDSRSICVGDQKKNDDEAVSVVGLTECTSGGRTEHPGFKKQPATEASGHYSATHLDMESWPDLPLLSTAFDRNYNDNNIASTYLDFNSASSLQKATRGVSVPLDGEPEVFDNEHEEKGNNFLDCDWGNIGDFDDFDCLFSNTEALFGNEMIVNGSDFLVTPSDVVDGTVQSILFPCIPLNKQPSSDCGSSSLLIDGTPSKIAKQEIKGDVEKRPMKSQIKPDEGSKSKTSYNTSGFSQNQGHQQPDSLHSLSEPPVQHFQTCQYALLHDSKNMEQFQDAIQLAFPGYGYPAYPFSNIPVVSNIQAEDHQTNPKAACYQTSVDPLKQSSSTEKPQDMPSRALTMTPQEKIEKLRRRQQQQALRAIQQQQQQFRQEGSGRNMLVPQAYSRRKKNSDSLGSSGIIGENAPEQTSACHKEIHKIFGIPDDPFLEEKIYYELKDALGKLDARTRLCIRDSLLRLAHSSSQRQIASDRTSSNKTKRDEDEVPENDVSNRRKRYIASCQSGFQDAWNHARGTIRRSIDCAGSGNSAFSVTNMRSKFTEMVVKYDSVFAF
- the LOC123443599 gene encoding protein LNK2-like isoform X1, which gives rise to MFDFNSESQQQVGDGIWAERSENEDHIAPCPKGTKDSRSICVGDQKKNDDEAVSVVGLTECTSGGRTEHPGFKKQPATEASGHYSATHLDMESWPDLPLLSTAFDRNYNDNNIASTYLDFNSASSLQKATRGVSVPLDGEPEVFDNEHEEKGNNFLDCDWGNIGDFDDFDCLFSNTEALFGNEMIVNGSDFLVTPSDVVDGTVQSILFPCIPLNKQPSSDCGSSSLLIDGTPSKIAKQEIKGDVEKRPMKSQIKPDEGSKSKTSYNTSGFSQNQGHQQPDSLHSLSEPPVQHFQTCQYALLHDSKNMEQFQDAIQLAFPGYGYPAYPFSNIPVVSNIQAEDHQTNPKAACYQTSVDPLKQSSSTEKPQDMPSRALTMTPQEKIEKLRRRQQQQALRAIQQQQQQFRQEGSGRNMLVPQAYSRRKKNSDSLGSSGIIGENAPEQTSACHKEIHKIFGIPDDPFLEEKIYYELKDALGKLDARTRLCIRDSLLRLAHSSSQRQIASDRTSSNKTKRDEDEVPENDVSNRRKRYIASCQSGSLVKEAETDTNPIDRIVAHLLFHRLCPMVPTHAKEEIASSTLMSPEAGEYVIFYIPRCLEPRPGHHQEINRLRRKWQFSLQCNEYAFKVYRNGSKI
- the LOC123443599 gene encoding protein LNK2-like isoform X5; amino-acid sequence: MFDFNSESQQQVGDGIWAERSENEDHIAPCPKGTKDSRSICVGDQKKNDDEAVSVVGLTECTSGGRTEHPGFKKQPATEASGHYSATHLDMESWPDLPLLSTAFDRNYNDNNIASTYLDFNSASSLQKATRGVSVPLDGEPEVFDNEHEEKGNNFLDCDWGNIGDFDDFDCLFSNTEALFGNEMIVNGSDFLVTPSDVVDGTVQSILFPCIPLNKQPSSDCGSSSLLIDGTPSKIAKQEIKGDVEKRPMKSQIKPDEGSKSKTSYNTSGFSQNQGHQQPDSLHSLSEPPVQHFQTCQYALLHDSKNMEQFQDAIQLAFPGYGYPAYPFSNIPVVSNIQAEDHQTNPKAACYQTSVDPLKQSSSTEKPQDMPSRALTMTPQEKIEKLRRRQQQQALRAIQQQQQQFRQEGSGRNMLVPQAYSRRKKNSDSLGSSGIIGENAPEQTSACHKEIHKIFGIPDDPFLEEKIYYELKDALGKLDARTRLCIRDSLLRLAHSSSQRQIASDRTSSNKTKRDEDEVPENDVSNRRKRYIASCQSGSLVKEAETDTNPIDRIVAHLLFHRLCPMVPTHAKEEIASSTLMSPEADSKMPGTTPGAPSGDQ
- the LOC123443599 gene encoding protein LNK2-like isoform X2, whose amino-acid sequence is MRDTPQDPIKVGDGIWAERSENEDHIAPCPKGTKDSRSICVGDQKKNDDEAVSVVGLTECTSGGRTEHPGFKKQPATEASGHYSATHLDMESWPDLPLLSTAFDRNYNDNNIASTYLDFNSASSLQKATRGVSVPLDGEPEVFDNEHEEKGNNFLDCDWGNIGDFDDFDCLFSNTEALFGNEMIVNGSDFLVTPSDVVDGTVQSILFPCIPLNKQPSSDCGSSSLLIDGTPSKIAKQEIKGDVEKRPMKSQIKPDEGSKSKTSYNTSGFSQNQGHQQPDSLHSLSEPPVQHFQTCQYALLHDSKNMEQFQDAIQLAFPGYGYPAYPFSNIPVVSNIQAEDHQTNPKAACYQTSVDPLKQSSSTEKPQDMPSRALTMTPQEKIEKLRRRQQQQALRAIQQQQQQFRQEGSGRNMLVPQAYSRRKKNSDSLGSSGIIGENAPEQTSACHKEIHKIFGIPDDPFLEEKIYYELKDALGKLDARTRLCIRDSLLRLAHSSSQRQIASDRTSSNKTKRDEDEVPENDVSNRRKRYIASCQSGSLVKEAETDTNPIDRIVAHLLFHRLCPMVPTHAKEEIASSTLMSPEAGEYVIFYIPRCLEPRPGHHQEINRLRRKWQFSLQCNEYAFKVYRNGSKI